The [Eubacterium] eligens ATCC 27750 genome segment CATCATCAGAGATATTAAAGAATCTTAATACAGGCAGGGCGTTGTGCTTTGCAGCAACACATGATATTGAGCTTACAACAATACTTAAGGACTGTTACAGCAACTATCATTTTCAGGAGGAAGTTACTGAGGATGAGGTTAAGTTTGATTATAAGCTGTATGCCGGACCTGCAACAACAAGGAATGCAATCAAGCTTCTTAATGTTATAGGGTATGATAAGAATATAATTAAGGGAGCCGAACAGCGTGCAATGCATTTCCTGACAGATGGAAACTGGAAATCTTGATAAATGTTGTTGCTTGTGATATTATAAATTATTGCGAAGGCTTTTATTATAATTCGTGGAGGTAATAATATGGTTGGGTTAGTCGGCGTACTCGTAGGTGAGATAGCTTACGAAGTGGTAAGATTTGTTATAATGCTTGCGTTACTGGTACTTGCAGTATTCGTAGGTGGTAAGCTCCGAAAGGCAGCAGATGCCAAGAAGGCAGCTAAGATGGCTGCATCGGAGAATAAAGAGAAAGAGATTACTGAATAATCAGGAGGAAGTTAAAGTGCAGTACAGAGGTGTGAATGAATTAAGAAGATTATACCTTGATTTCTTTGAGAGCAAGGGACATTTGAAAATGAAGAGCTTTTCTTTAGTTCCACATAATGATAACAGTCTGCTTATCATTAATTCAGGTATGGCTCCACTTAAGCCATATTTTACAGGACAGGAGATTCCACCAAGAAGAAGAGTTACAACTTGTCAGAAGTGTATAAGAACAGGTGATATCGAGAATGTAGGTAAGACAGCAAGACATGGTACATTCTTCGAGATGCTCGGTAACTTCTCATTTGGTGATTATTTTAAGGACGAAGCTATTCACTGGTCATGGGAGTTCTTAACAGAGACTGTAGGACTTGATCCAGACAGATTATACCCTTCTATATATCAGGATGATGATGAAGCATTTAATATATGGAATAAGGAAATCGGTATTGCACCTGAAAGAATATTCAGATTTGGTAAGGAAGATAACTTCTGGGAGCATGGCGCTGGTCCTTGCGGTCCATGTTCTGAGATATATTATGACCGTGGTGAGAAATATGGCTGTGGTAAGCCAGGCTGTACAGTAGGCTGTGACTGTGACAGATATATGGAAGTATGGAACAATGTATTCTCACAGTTTAACAATGACGGACATGGCAATTACACAGACCTTATCCAGAAAAACATTGATACAGGTATGGGACTTGAAAGACTTGCAGTTGTTGTGCAGGATGTTGATTCTATATTTGATGTTGATACATTACAGGCACTTCGCAACAAGGTTTGTGAGATGGCTGGAGTTAAGTATAAGGAAGATGAGAAGCAGGATGTCTCTATCCGTGTTATCACAGACCATATCCGTTCAGTAACATTTATGGTAAGTGATGGAATTATGCCATCTAACGAAGGAAGAGGATATGTCTTAAGAAGACTTTTAAGAAGAGCTGCAAGACATGGAAGACTTCTAGGTATTGAAGGAAAGTTTTTATCTAAGCTTTGTGAAACTGTAATTGAAGGCTCTAAGGACGGTTATCCTGAATTAGAGGAAAAGAGAACATTTATTACTAAGGTTATCTCTGAAGAAGAAGATAAGTTTAATAAGACTATCGACCAGGGATTAAGCATCCTTAATGATATGGAAGCTGAACTTGCTTCTAAGGGTGAAAATGTATTATCAGGAGCAGACGCATTTAAGCTCTATGATACTTACGGATTTCCTATGGATCTTACTAAGGAAATCCTTGAAGAGAAGAATATTACAATTGATGAAGCTGGATTTAATGCAGCTATGGAAGAGCAGAGAGTTAAGGCAAGAAATGCCCGTAAGGTAACTAACTATATGGGTGCAGACGCAACTGTATATGATGAGATTGACCCTGCTATAACAAGCGCGTTTGTCGGATATGACAAGCTTACTAATGAATCTGAGATTACAGTTCTTACAACAGAGGAAGAAGTTGTTGACGCTTTATCTGAGGGTGATAAGGGAACTGTTATTGTAGATGAGACTGTATTCTATGCTACTATGGGTGGTCAGGAAGGCGATAAGGGTGTTATTAAGACATCTGAAGGAGAATTTGCTGTTGAGACTACTATCAAGTTAAAGGGTGGCAAGATTGGTCATGTCGGAACTATGACTAAGGGCATGATGAAGGTTGGAGATACTGCAACAATGGAAGTTTCACCTGCTTACAGAGCAGATACATGCAAGAACCACAGTGCAACACATCTTCTTCAGAAGGCTTTAAGAATTGTTCTTGGTGATCATGTTGAGCAGAAGGGTTCATACGTTGATCCTGACAGATTAAGATTTGACTTTACACATTTCCAGAGCATGACTAAGGAAGAGATTGCTAAGGTTGAAGATATTGTTAATGAAAAGATTGCAGAGGCTATTCCTGTTGTTACTGATGTAATGACAATTGAGGAAGCTAAGAAGACAGGAGCTATGGCACTTTTCGGTGAGAAGTACGGCGAGAAGGTAAGAGTAGTTGCTATGGGAGACTTCTCTAAGGAATTCTGTGGTGGTACTCATGTTGCTAATACAGCTAATATCAGACTTTTCAAGATTGTATCTGAGGCAGGTGTTGCTGCAGGCGTAAGAAGAATTGAGGCTCTTACAGATAAGGGTGTTATAAAGTACTACGCTGAACTTGAGAAGACTATTGAAGAGGCAGCTAAGGCAGCCAAGGCAGAGCCGGTACAGCTTGTTAAGAAGATTGCAGCTATGAATGATGAGATTAAGTCCCTTATGAGTGAGAATGAGAAGCTTAAGGCCGAGCTTGCTAATAATGCACTTGGAGATACAGCAGGAGATATCAAGGAAGTTAACGGTGTTAAGTATATCGCAACTAAGGTTGACGGTGTTGATATGAATGAATTAAGAAACCTTGGTGATAAGTTAAAGGGTGAGATTGGTTCAGGAGTTGTTGTTATCGTCAGCGCACAGGGTGCTGATAAGGTAAGCGTTATTGCGATGGCAACAGACGATGTTATTGCCAAGGGTGCTCATGCTGGTAACCTTATCAAGGCTCTTGCTCCTATTGTTGGCGGTGGCGGTGGCGGCCGTCCTAATATGGCTCAGGCTGGTGGTAAGAACCCTGCCGGTATTGATGAGCTTATTGCTAAAGTACCTGATACAATTCTTGAACAGATTGGATAATTGGGGCTTGACGATTTGCAAAAATGTGATATAATGTTTTTTGTGCGATTAGTAAATACCCTATTTATGTAGTTTGGCGCACAATTTGCAACAGAAGGGTGGTCAGGAAGTAGTATGTCAAATGTCATCGTTAAAGAAAACGAGTCTTTAGATAGCGCATTACGCAGATTCAAGAGAAACTGTGCTAAGGCAGGCATTCAGCAGGAAATTCGTAAGAGAGAACATTACGAGAAGCCAAGCGTAAGACGTAAGAAGAAGTCAGAAGCAGCTAGAAAACGTAAGTTCAACTAATAATTAATATTTTTGACATGAGAGAGCGATGCTTAGGCATCGCTCTTTTTGGATTTATAATAAAAAATCCGGTTTTACTGGAAAGCCTCAATTATAAACTTAACAGGATACTTAATTTTGAAGCAACAAATCACAACTATTTCAGACAACATATAACGGATATTAAAGAGAGTTTTATTAAAGAATTAGAAATAGGAAATATAATGACAGACTAAAATCATACTTTAAAGGATAACAGCATAGAATATAAAAAGATTTTGGAAGTCTGCTTATATGGTCGATTTTATCAGCAGCGGTATAAGGCTCGGACAGATGTGTGATCTTAGCAGAGATGTTGTTGCAGGACTTCCTGTTATATCAATGCTGGGTGACTGCGAGGTTTTTATAGAGAATTACAGAGGTATACTTGAGTATTCAAGCGAATATCTTAAGGTTTCTACGAAGATAGGCAATATAAGGGTAAGCGGGAGCAATCTTGTGATATACCATATGAATCAGGACGAAATCCTTCTTAGGGGACGCATTGGCAAAGTTTCTCTAAAAGGAGAGGCTGATGAAAAGGATACATAATTATATTGTTATTGAAATATCCGGATGGGAGCGGGAAAGGTTCGTTAATCTGTGCTGCAGGCGCGGGATTACATTATATAACTGCCAGTGTGTGAAAGAGACAATAAGAGCGAGAATAACAAGACAGGATTATTTCAAGACTAAGGAATTGCGAAGAAAATGTCATGTTCATATTAAAGTTTTAAAGAAACATGATATAGAGTTTCTTTTTGCAAGATACAGAAGAAATTATTCGATAATTGCTGGCTTTGCCACTGCATTTGTATTGATGTTCATTGCCAGCAGATTCGTGTGGAGTATTGAATTTGATGGAAATTACATATATACAGATGATTCAATGCGCAGGTTTCTTAAAGAGCATGGCATCAGCACAGGTGATAAAGTTAAGAATATAGATACAGAAAATATTGAGAAGGCAATTAAAAATGAACTGTCGCAGGTTACATGGGTTAATGTACGGATTGAGGGAAATATTCTGAAAGTCAGCATTGATGAATCTAAAGCTGATGAGCTACACAGCACCACTAATGATGGCAATATAATATCAGGATATTCCGGTGTTATTGAATACATTATAACAAGAAGCGGAACACCGAAGGTCACTGTTGGTGACGAGGTATCAGAAGGCGATATACTTGTTGAGAATACATTGTATGTTCCTGATGATTACGAGGAGAATATACAGCAATTCCAGACGCAGGCTCAGGCGGATATTCTGATAAGAACGCAGTTATCATGGGATAAGGAGATAAATGCGGTATATGCCGATAAAATATATACTGGACGAAAGATGACGACATATGCCATAAGCATAGATAAATATGAAATTTCTCTCGGCTTTCCACGACATTTAAAAGAGTATGACAAGGTTGTTAATGAGGGGAATATAAAGATTGCTAATTTTATTGCACTTCCTGTATGTGTACAGAAGATTACTCTTAATGAGTATAAGGAAAATGAGACTGAGTATAGTGAGGAGGAAGCAGCGGCTATTCTTAATGAAAAAGCTGAGAGATTTATAAAACATTTGAAAGAAAATGAAGTGCAAATAAATGATTATCATGTTAATATAGAAAGAAGCGGGGATAAGTATATTGCACATGCTGATATTGATGCAACTGTTCCTGCGGATTTTGATGTTAGAAAGGTGGAGACATCTGATGAGTGAGGTAGAGAGTCTTATTAATATACCGGTAGAACACTGCTCCAATATATTTGGACAGTTTGATGAATATGCGAAGGTTATAGAGAAAACACTTAAGGTTACGATTATTGTAAGAGACAGCTCTGTGAAGGTTATAGGTGCAGAGGCAGCAGTGCAGAGAGCATCAGGAGTACTTAATTATCTGTATGAGCTGTCTAAGAGAGGCAACCAGATTACAAGACAGAATGTTGATTATTCCATTGCACAGTCATTTGAAGAAAAGGCTGATTCACTGATTGAGATTGATTCTGATACAGTGTGCAGGACGATTGCAGGAAGGCCTATCAAGCCTAAGACATTCGGACAGAAAGAATATGTTGACGCCATAAGGGATAAGATGATTGTGTTCGGAGTAGGACCGGCAGGAACAGGTAAGACATACCTTGCTATGGCGATGGCTATTAATGCATTTAAGAATAATGAGGTCAACAAGATTATTCTTACAAGACCTGCGATTGAGGCTGGTGAAAAGCTCGGATTCCTGCCGGGAGATTTGCAGAGTAAGGTTGATCCGTATCTCAGGCCTCTGTATGATGCACTTTTCCAGATTATGGGTGCAGAGAGCTTTAATGCCAATATGGAAAAAGGTCTTATCGAGGTTGCACCGCTTGCATATATGAGAGGCCGTACACTTGACAATGCATTTATTATTCTTGATGAGGCACAGAATACAACACCTGCACAGATGAAGATGTTCCTTACACGAATTGGATTCGGCTCAAAGGTTGTTGTTACAGGTGATATGACACAGAAGGATCTGTCAAGGGATACCGTGTCAGGTCTTGAGATTGCGACTAAGGTTTTATCCAAGGTTGAAGAGATAGCATTTATAAAGCTTACGAATAAAGATGTTGTAAGGCATCCTCTTGTACAGAAGATTGTCAAGGCATATGAGGATTACGAGGAGAATCAGGCTAAGGCTGCCAAGAGAAGAGAAGCAAGAAAGGGAAGTCAGACAGGAAGGAGAAAAAATTGATATGACTATTAATATAGAGTACGAAGCCGAGGAAAAGCTTGACTTAGATTATGAGAAGATAATTACTGATGTTGTCAATGAGGCGGTTGATTATGAAAAATGTCCTTATGAAGCAGAGGTTAATGTAACAATTGTTGACAGTGAATCTATCCACGAGATTAATAAGGAATACAGAAATATTGATTCTCCGACAGATGTACTTTCATTTCCGGGAGTTAATTATGTTACACCTTCGGATTTTGATGCAATTGAGGACGAGTTAGAAAACAATGCTGAGGATTATTTCAATCCTGATACAGGAGAGCTTCTTCTTGGAGATATTGTTCTGTGCGTTCAGAAGATTAAGGAACAGGCGGACAAGTATGGTCATTCTGAAAAAAGGGAGTTGGCATTTCTTACAGCACACAGTATGATGCACCTTTTTGGTTATGACCACATGACACCAGAAGAAAGTGCAGTTATGGAAGCAAAGCAGAATGAAGTACTTGAAAGACTTGGAATTACCCGTTAAGAGGTGACATATATGACAGATAATGAACTTGTTGCTAAAGCTAAAGAGGCACTTGAGAACTCATATTCACCGTATTCACATTTTGCAGTTGGTGCGGCACTTTTAAGTACTGATGGACAGGTATTTATAGGCTGTAATATTGAGAATTCTTCTTTCGGGGCTACTAACTGTGCAGAAAGAACTGCAATATTTAAGGCGGTCAGTGAGGGTGTAAAGGATTTTAAGGCGATTGCTATTGTATGTTCAGGAGACCAGCCTGCTTATCCGTGTGGAATATGCAGACAGGTGATGTCTGAATTTTTCAATCCTGATACAAGAATTATTGTTGAGGAAGGCGGCGGGCTTAAGACTTATACAATGAGTGAAATTCTGCCAGACAGCTTTTCGTTATAGTATAATATTGCTTATAAATGTTAATACTTCCCAGTAAGGACAACTTACAGGAGGGAGTATTGATGAATAAGAAATCATTCTGGCTTTATGTTGTGATTATGACTATGGCTGTAATAGCTGTAGTACTTGCAATATTTATACTTGTGGTAACAGATAATAAGAAGCCTTCTAATCAGCATTTTAAAGAAGAGGTAAGCTCGCAGGTGACTAAAGTAACTGAAAGTGAAGAGTACCAGTATGTGCTTAAGTACGAAAGAGAAACTTTAAGAATATACAGAAATATTGCGGATGAAGGACGAGAAGTGTTCTATGATTATGCAGATATTAACATTGATTCACTTCCAGATGATATAAGAGAAAGACTGACTAAAGGAATATATTTTGAAGGAGAAGCACAGCTGTATGATTTTCTGCAGACATATAGCAGCTAGAAAGGATATACATTTACATGGTTAAGATTATTTCGGACAGTACAAGTGATTTGACTAAGGAACTTATAGACAAGCTTGATATATCAGTTATTCCACTTCACATTCTGCTAGGCAATGATGAATATAGGGATGGAATTGATATTACGCCAGATAAGATATATGAATGGGCAGATGAGAATAAGACAACACCTAAGACATCGGCGGTGTCTATTGATGATACAATAGAGATGTTTAAATGTGTTCTTGAGAAAGACCGGGATATTGTAGCATTTGCAATATCAGAGGATATGTCAACTACAGCTAATGTGTTTAGACTTGCGGCAAGAGAGCTTGAGGCAGAGGACAGGATTCATGTAATTGACTCTGAGAATCTGTCTACAGGAATAGGACATCTTGTTGTCGAGGCTGCTGTTATGGCAGGAAAAGGCATGTCTGCAGCTGACATTGAGAAGAATATATTAGAATTAAGACCGAGAGTCAGGGCAAGCTTTGTTGTCGATACGCTTACTTACCTTCACAGAGGAGGAAGATGCAGCGGACTGGCTGCCATGGCTGGCGGTGTACTTAAACTTCATCCAAGAATTGAAGTTAATAATGGAAAGATGAATCCTGGAAAGAAGTACAGAGGACGCATGAAGAATGTTGTACTGGATTATGTTAAGGATATGGAAGAAGACCTTAAGAAGGCTAAGAAAGACCGTGTATTCATTACACACTCTGGCTGTGATAAAGAGATAGTTGATGAAGTAAAGAATTATCTTAAACAACTTGATGTGTTTGATGAAATATATGAAACAAGGGCAGGCGGCGTTATATCTTCTCATTGTGGTCCGGGAACATTAGGAGTTCTTTTTATTGCAGGTGAGTAATTTCAGGAGAAATGTATGGCTAAATTTACGAAAAAAGCAATAATGGACTGTTTTCTTAATATGCTAAAGCGTAAGAATATTGACAGGGTAACGGTTACAGATATATGTGAGGAATGTGGAATTAACAGGAATACATTTTATTATTATTTCAGTGATATATATGATGTGCTTGACAGTGTTCTTATAGAAGAGACAGAAAAGAATATTAATATTACGGAAGATGCAACTTTTTATGAGACATATAGTAAGGCAGCTTCTGTTATTATTGAGTATCGTGCAGCAGTTATTCATGTGTATAATTCCAGGAACAGGGATATTATTGAGAAATATCTGCATAATACAACAGAATATCTTGTTGGACTTTTTGTTAAGAAATATTCTAAAGACCATAAGCTTACAGAAGATGACAGAGAGTATATAACAAGCTTTTACAGCTATTCTATTGTTGGAATTGTGTCAAGATGGATAGGCGATGGAATGCCGCCATATGATAAAGATCTTATTAAGCGTTTTTCTGAATCATTTGATGCAACGATTGATACAATGATTAATCTGTGTGAAGCTAATAATTAGTTATTAAAAACAGACAAAACATGTAAAGTGTTCGATTTTGGGACAAAGTACATGCTTTGCCTGTTTTTTTATTTAGAGAAAAAATGTATGCTAAATATAATAAAAAATGGCAAAAATAAATAAGAAAGCACAGAAAGGTGGAAAAGATTATGAGCAAAAAGGCGTTAAAACTAGGAGCAGCTTCTATTCTTGCATTGGGGGCAGGTGCGGCAGTTGTATCAAAAAAGAACAAAAGGAATGAGCAGAGGAAGGTAACTAAAGACATTCAGAAAAGAGCACATGAGGAGTTCCGTAATACTGAAAGAGGGAAATATACTAAGAATAGTAAGGGAATATATTACTCTAATGGTAACTATGAAGCATTTGCAAGACCGGAAAAACCAGAAGGAGTTGATGATAAATCAGCTTATATTGTAGGAAGTGGTCTTGGTGCATTAGCTGCAGCGTGCTTTCTTGTAAGAGATGGACAGATGAAGGGTGAGAATATTCACATACTTGAGGCTATGGATATTGCAGGCGGTGCATGTGATGGAATTAATGATCCTACAAGAGGTTATGTAATGCGTGGCGGACGAGAGATGGAGAATCATTTCGAATGTCTGTGGGATTTGTTCAGAAGTATTCCGTCTATTGAGACTCCGGGAGTTTCTGTACTTGATGAATATTACTGGCTTAACAAGCATGATCCTAATTATTCTCTTTGCAGGGCAACTGTAAACAGAGGTGAAGATGCACATACAGATGGCAAATTTAATTTAAGCCAGAAGGGCTGTATGGAAATAATGAAGCTGTTCTTCACTAAAGATGAGGATTTGTATGATAAGACAATTGAAGATTTCTTTGATGAGGAAGTTTTTGATTCAGATTTCTGGCTGTACTGGCGTACGATGTTCGCATTTGAAAACTGGCACAGTGCGCTTGAGATGAAACTTTATATTCAGAGATTTATCCATCATATAGGCGGACTTCCTGATTTCTCAGCATTGAAGTTTACCAAGTATAACCAGTATGAATCACTTATCTTGCCTATGCAGAAATACCTTGAAGATGCAGGTGTTGAGTTCAGGTTTAACACAAGAGTTGATAATGTAATCTTTGATTTCAGGAATGGAAAGAAGATTGCAAAGACTATTGAATGTACTGTAAAAGGTGAGACTAAGTCAATTGATCTTACTGAGAATGATTTGGTGTTCGTTACTAATGGAAGCTGTACAGAAGGTACTATATATGGTGACCATACACATGCACCTGTAGGTAATGCAGAGGTAAGAACAAGCGGTTGCTGGAGTCTGTGGAAGAATATTGCAGCACAGGACAGTTCATTTGGACACCCAGAGAAGTTCTGTGGTGATATATCAAAGTCTAACTGGGAGTCTGCAACTGTTACAACAAGCGATGAGAAGATTATTTCTTACATTAAGAAAATATGTAAGAGGGATCCAAGAACTGGAAATGTTGTTACAGGCGGAATTGTCAGCTGTAAGGATTCAAGCTGGCTTTTAAGCTGGACAATTAACAGACAGGGACAGTTTAAGGAACAGAAGAAGGATGAGGTGTGTGTATGGGTATACAGCCTGTTTACTGATGTTGATGGTGATTATATCAAGAAGCCTATGAAAGAGTGTACAGGTGAAGAGATTACAGCAGAATGGCTGTATCATCTTGGCGTTCCTGTTGAAGAGATTGATGAGCTTGCTAAGAACCACTGTAACACTACACCAACAATGATGCCATTTATTACTGCATTTTTCATGCCAAGAAGAAAAGGTGACAGACCTGATGTTATTCCTGATGGCTGCGTTAATTTTGCATTTCTTGGACAGTTTGCTGAGACTCCGAGGGACACAATATTTACGACAGAGTATTCAGTCAGAACTGCAATGGAGGCTGTATATGGACTGCTTGGCGTAGACAGAGGTGTTCCTGAGGTCTGGGGTAGTGTATATGATGTAAGAGACCTGCTTGATTCATCTGTTAAGCTTATGGATGGCAAATCACCATTAGAGATTGATTTAGGACCGCTTAATGTTATCAAGAAGGTTGTCTTAAAGAAGATAAAAGGAACTGTTATTGAAAAGGTGTTAAAAGACCATGATGTAATTAAAGATTATATGAAATATTAGCGAGGATTGTGGGATAGTGATTGAGTAATCACTATCCCAATGCTATATCAAGAACCATCATAAGTGCAAATCCTACAGCGGCACCTATAGTTCCTATATTGCTGTGTTCGCCGTTCTGTGATTCAGGAATAAGTTCCTCTATTACAACATACATCATAGCTCCTGCTGCGAAAGAAAGCAGATAAGGAAGAACAGGCGTGATAATACCAGCAATAAGAATTGTTATGAATCCGCCGACAGGTTCAACAACACCAGAAAGCACTCCGCATATGAATGCTTTCTTCTTACTCATGCCCTCACCACATAATGGCATTGATATAATTGCTCCTTCTGGGAAATTCTGTATTGCTATACCAATTGCAAGTGCCATTGCAGCAGTAGCAGTTATTCCTGAATCCTTCATCATTGCGCCGGCAAATGCAACACCGACTGACATTCCCTCGGGGATGTTGTGTAATGTCACAGCGAAAAGCATCATGGTAGTTTTTGATATGGAATTGGTTCTAATACCTTCCTGATTCTTGCTTTCAATATGCATATGTGGAATGACAGTATCAAGAAGCAGAAGAAAGAATATTCCTGCGAGAAAACCAACCAGTGCAGCCAGCCATTCCGGAGCACTGCTTCCTTTTGACATATCTATAGATGGTATCAGCAAAGACCATACTGATGCGGCAATCATAACTCCTGCCGCGAATCCTAAAAGCATTTTTTCAAACTTTGGGGCAATCCGTTTTTTTAAGAAGAACACCATGGCAGAGCCAAGAGATGTTCCGATAAAAGGAATTGCTAATATTATAAATTCTGACATAAAAGCTCCTTTCTATGTAAGTTAGGCATAACTAACATAATTATTATAGCATTTAAGGGTTTATATTACAAATGTTTTATCGAAAGAGAGTGATAATACGCCAAAAGTTACCTGCAACGACTTTTTGAAATAAAAGTTTCCTACAACGACTTTTTGTGATAGAATGTTTCTATACAAGTTGGAGGTGTCAGATATGGGGAATGTAGTTGATAAAGGAACCAGCTTTTTGTTTCATGTGAACAGGTATGTGGCAGGTAGTGAAACTGACATGTATAAACATGGATATGCGGAGCTTTTATATGTGTCTGATGGAAGCCTTACTGAGCATGTATGTGGGGATAAGGTGCATATAAAGAAAGGCGATGTATGCTTTATTGATTCGGGGTGTGTACATAAGGAAAGCTTTGAGGAAGATGACACATTTGTAATAAGACTCGAAGTGTCAGATGAGATTATTAATGCAGTTATAAGTAATGCTATGGCGGATAAACAGGCGGTGGATTATATTAAAGAGCTTGTTAAAGTGTTAAAGAACAGCGGATATATACATTTTGGCTATAAAGATGATTATGATAATGAGCTTAAGGATATGCTTACTGCTATGATAAGCGAGTGTGGTGTGGCGGATATGGCGTCTGCATATATATGTCAGGGGCTTATGCTTAGGATTCTGTGGCGGCTAGGAACAGTATATGAGTATGCACAGTCAAGATACATAAGAAAGAAAATTAACTGGCTTTTGCATCAGGAAATTACAGATTTTATTGAAGATAATATGAAAGATGTTACAATAGATATGCTTGTTGAAAGATTCGGTTATCAGGAGGATTATTTCAACAGGTTTTTAAAGGCACAGACAGGTATGACTTTCACGGAATATCTGCAGGATTGCAGATTGAACAAATCGGCCATTCTCTTAAAAGAAGATTCAATGGATGTTGATGAGATTATAAAGAAAGTCGGATATAGAAACAAAGGATATTTTTACAGGATATTTACTGAGAAATACAACATGACACCTGCAAAATTCAGAAAATATATTAAAGAAAAGGAGTTTACGATATGAGTGATATGTATAACAATCCGGTACAGAGAGGATTCTTTCCAGAT includes the following:
- a CDS encoding oleate hydratase; the encoded protein is MSKKALKLGAASILALGAGAAVVSKKNKRNEQRKVTKDIQKRAHEEFRNTERGKYTKNSKGIYYSNGNYEAFARPEKPEGVDDKSAYIVGSGLGALAAACFLVRDGQMKGENIHILEAMDIAGGACDGINDPTRGYVMRGGREMENHFECLWDLFRSIPSIETPGVSVLDEYYWLNKHDPNYSLCRATVNRGEDAHTDGKFNLSQKGCMEIMKLFFTKDEDLYDKTIEDFFDEEVFDSDFWLYWRTMFAFENWHSALEMKLYIQRFIHHIGGLPDFSALKFTKYNQYESLILPMQKYLEDAGVEFRFNTRVDNVIFDFRNGKKIAKTIECTVKGETKSIDLTENDLVFVTNGSCTEGTIYGDHTHAPVGNAEVRTSGCWSLWKNIAAQDSSFGHPEKFCGDISKSNWESATVTTSDEKIISYIKKICKRDPRTGNVVTGGIVSCKDSSWLLSWTINRQGQFKEQKKDEVCVWVYSLFTDVDGDYIKKPMKECTGEEITAEWLYHLGVPVEEIDELAKNHCNTTPTMMPFITAFFMPRRKGDRPDVIPDGCVNFAFLGQFAETPRDTIFTTEYSVRTAMEAVYGLLGVDRGVPEVWGSVYDVRDLLDSSVKLMDGKSPLEIDLGPLNVIKKVVLKKIKGTVIEKVLKDHDVIKDYMKY
- a CDS encoding ZIP family metal transporter produces the protein MSEFIILAIPFIGTSLGSAMVFFLKKRIAPKFEKMLLGFAAGVMIAASVWSLLIPSIDMSKGSSAPEWLAALVGFLAGIFFLLLLDTVIPHMHIESKNQEGIRTNSISKTTMMLFAVTLHNIPEGMSVGVAFAGAMMKDSGITATAAMALAIGIAIQNFPEGAIISMPLCGEGMSKKKAFICGVLSGVVEPVGGFITILIAGIITPVLPYLLSFAAGAMMYVVIEELIPESQNGEHSNIGTIGAAVGFALMMVLDIALG
- a CDS encoding AraC family transcriptional regulator, which gives rise to MGNVVDKGTSFLFHVNRYVAGSETDMYKHGYAELLYVSDGSLTEHVCGDKVHIKKGDVCFIDSGCVHKESFEEDDTFVIRLEVSDEIINAVISNAMADKQAVDYIKELVKVLKNSGYIHFGYKDDYDNELKDMLTAMISECGVADMASAYICQGLMLRILWRLGTVYEYAQSRYIRKKINWLLHQEITDFIEDNMKDVTIDMLVERFGYQEDYFNRFLKAQTGMTFTEYLQDCRLNKSAILLKEDSMDVDEIIKKVGYRNKGYFYRIFTEKYNMTPAKFRKYIKEKEFTI